DNA sequence from the bacterium genome:
CGCGTGCGGTACCGCTTCTCCTCATCGCTCGCCATTTAGAACGGATCTGCGACCATGCAACGAATATCGCTGAAGATGTGATTTATATGGTTGAAGCGAAAGTTATCAAACATCATCCGGAGAAACTCGAGTAAACCGATAGTCGCGAGCGAAATAATGGTTACGGGCAAATCGCTTATTCAACCAGTGCATGATGTAACCAGCAGGTATTATGGATATCTATCGAGAAATCGCAAAAGCGAAAGAAGCGCGAAAACCAGTTGCGGTGGCGATAATAACGAAAACCACTGGGTCGACGCCACGGAAACCAGGTGCGAAAATGCTGGTATATCCGGATGGAACAATTTTCGGGTCGATTGGCGGTGGAGCGGTAGAAGAAAAAGTTATTGCGACTGCGGTTGAATGTTTAAACACCAACCAGACGCAAACACTTTCGTTTGCGTTATCGTCGTCTCGGAAACAAACCAATCCGGATACAAAGCTCGATATGCTTTGCGGAGGGAATATGGAAGTGTATATTGAGCCGATATTTCCGGATCCGGTACTCTATATATTCGGGGCAGGGCATATCAGTTATGCGTTAGCGCGAATCATGAAA
Encoded proteins:
- a CDS encoding XdhC family protein, with amino-acid sequence MDIYREIAKAKEARKPVAVAIITKTTGSTPRKPGAKMLVYPDGTIFGSIGGGAVEEKVIATAVECLNTNQTQTLSFALSSSRKQTNPDTKLDMLCGGNMEVYIEPIFPDPVLYIFGAGHISYALARIMKLVGFTVVVFDSDKHYANRNRFPESVADEVTVIEFTKAVELVTFDTSTYIVILTRTHRSC